The following DNA comes from Methanosarcina vacuolata Z-761.
AATAGGGGTGCCGGAAATCGAGGCACATGAAATAAAGTTGTCCAGGGAAGCTGCAAAAAGGCTCTCTGAATTTGAGCATGTAGAGGTATATGGGCCTGAAGACAGGGCAGGGATAGTACCTTTTAATGTAAAAGGGCTTCATGCCCATGATGTTGCACTGATCCTTGACCAGACAAGGAAAATCTGTGTCAGGAGTGGGCATCACTGTGCAATCCCAACCATTCGCTTCCTGAATGTAGACAGCACTGTAAGAGCTTCTTTTGCACTCTATAATACCGAAGAAGAAGTGGATATACTGGTAAATGCAGTTGCAGGGCTTAAGGCATTGGTTTCTTAACTTCCCGCGTTCCGCCACCCGAGTCCCGTCTCGGGAGGACGGTGCCCTTTTCGCTCGCTCCGCTTTGCTCAAGAGGGCTGAATTGTAGTAATATGGCTTAATCAATACAGAATTTTCAAGATTGCTATTCTTCAAGAAAATTTATCGGATAGTCTCAAAAGCCATTAGATAAGGAAATCTTTCAGGTTCATCTTTCTTGTTATCGATAATTGAAATTGATGAATATAATCTACCGTTGCTTGAATTTGTATACCAGTAAATTTGATTTTGGAATAATAATCGGACTGCAGGACACCTGGAGTGCAAAATTAAGCACAAAAGACATTGATGTAAAATATGCGTTTTAGATAGTTGAAGGGTAAAGGCATATCGATTTTCCGGTTCAACCACGCAAGTCCTAAATAATATAAACACTGATTGAGGAAAGTGATTAAAACTATGTCAGAAGTTAATTTTAATTCCAAGGCTTTTACATATGCAGATAATGCACTGGTTCAAAAGTCAGCCTCTGAAGTTCTCTTGAATTTATTATCAATTCAACCTGAAGAAGATATACTTGATATAGGCTGTGGACCAGGTCATATCACGAAAAAAATTGCACAAATTACAAAAGGAACTGTACTGGGCATCGATGTCTCTCAAGGTATGATAGAACAGGCAGTAAGTTCCAACAAAGAGCTTCCCAACTTAAAATATTCTGTCATGGATGCTGAAAGTTTTGAGCTAAATACAAAATTTGATGTTATTGTGTGTAACTCGTGTTTTCAGTGGTTTCAAAAACCAGAACAAGTATTAATGCGTTGTTTTAATGTGCTTAAGGAAGGAGGTAGAATAGGGATACAGGCTCCGGCTACTCAATCTTATTGCCCTAACTTTATTTCAGCAATAGAAAAAATCCGTATGCATCCATATACACGAGAGGTATTTAATCACTTTAAAAGTCCATGGTTTTTCTTTGACAGCAAGGACGAATACGAGCAACTTTTTAGAAATCCTGGATTTGATATAATTTATAGCGAACTTCGTGAAGAGTCAACTCTCTTTTCTGTTGAACAGGCGTATAAAATATATCAATCAGGAGCCGAAAATGGTTACTTGAACCAATCGTTTTACACAGTAACTTTGACAGATGATTATATTAGTGCTTTTCGTGAATTAGTTAAAGAAGCTCTTCAAGAACAGGCAGATAATTCAGGAATGATTAACTTAAAGTTTAAAAGAATCTATTTAGTTGCTAAAAAACAATGAATTTCAAGCCTTATAATTCTTGCATGCTTACGTGACCGGGTTGCGTCTCTAAGTTACTGAACCGGAATTCTGAATGTTAATAGTTTCCTTTAAACTCTACATGTGATCAGCTATTTTTTCGGCCACTGATGGAGTTTTTTGGAACCATTTTCTATTTCCAGAGTCAATTTTCAGGAATCATTCCAGGTTCTTAAAACTTTTTTTCTGAGGAATGTCGAGTCCAAAAAATGCTGTACCTCTGGTTTCACTAAAGTAATGCTTGCAGGTTTTACATTTAAGAAGTTCATAGTTATTTTTACCGTATCTTTCTTTAAGGACTATATTCCTTTGATTTTCATTCCATAATTAGGACAATCTTTATTCAATCCCTATATTTATGAGAAATCTATTTTGGAAACTCAAGGACACGACCAATTCCTAAATTGTAAGTACTTATTAAACTTCTTAAGGAAAATAGGCAAGCCGAATTCTCGTGAAAATGGTTTAGAATCAAGAAAAACAGCATGCTGCGTTAGGAAATTTTGATTTGGATACCTTACTGTTTACCAGGTTTCATCTTAACATGTAAAGTTTTTATAAGATGTTTATCTTATATGACCTAAGAAGAAACCTGAAGGCGAGAGTTTGAATGATGTAAAAGGAAAGCTAGCGAAGAATAAGGTTGTTTCGGGGTTATTTGGGAAAAAAAGTAACTCCAACTCCATAGCTGAGGTCGTAAAAAAGGCTAGAAGCTACTTTGATAAGCCTTTGAGGACTCTACCAGCTTATGACCCGGAAAAAGAAGGACCTCTTGTAGATTTTATAGTGCCTGACGGGTTAAAAGAACTCGAAAGATACTGGCTTCAGGAACCTTACTCTTTTGTATCGATCCTGGAAGACCGTAGATCAACATATTACAGGCTTATTGAACCTTCTCTGACAAAATTTGATAAGGAGCTTCTTGAAAGAATATATGAAGATTTTCAAGATATCCTGATTCTTGGGTCTACGCATTCTAAATCCGAAAAGGATGCATTTCTGGTAGATAGAGCCCTCTTTCTTCTTGAACGTTATAAAGCTGACATTTCGAAAGCCACACTTCTAAAAATTATATACTATCTTAAAAGAAACCTGCTAGGCTACGAGAAAATCGATCCTCTCCTTTATGATCCTTATATAGAAGATATTTCATGTGATGGAGTGGGAGTCCCTCTCTATGTTTATCATAACAGATATCTCAATGTTGAATGTAATATTACTTTTGAAGAAGAGGAACTTGATGCTCTTGTAATCAAGATGTGCCAGTTGAACAATAAACACGTTTCTGTAAGCCAGCCAATCGTGGATGCAACAATTCAGGACGGTTCCAGACTTCAGGCTGTTCTAGGAAGAGAGATTACGCCCAGAGGCAGTTCTTTTACTATCCGTAAGTTCAGAAAAGATCCAATGACTCCTATAGACCTGCTTGGCTATAAGACGTGCGACCTTGACATGCTTGTATATTTCTGGATGGTCATCGAAAACGGCCACAACATGCTTTTTGCAGGGGGGACGGCGTCAGGAAAAACGTCTATACTGAACGCTACATCCCTGTTCATGCCTTCTACAACGAAGATAGTATCGATAGAAGATACAAGGGAACTCTTACTCTACCACAATAACTGGGTTTCCGGGGTTGCAAGAGAGGGTTTTGCTGCAGACTCTTCGGGAGAAATTACCATGTACGACCTTTTGAGAGCTGCTCTCAGACAGCGCCCAGATTATATTATTGTGGGTGAAGTGAGAGGCAGTGAAGCTCTGACTCTTTTCCAG
Coding sequences within:
- a CDS encoding class I SAM-dependent methyltransferase, which produces MSEVNFNSKAFTYADNALVQKSASEVLLNLLSIQPEEDILDIGCGPGHITKKIAQITKGTVLGIDVSQGMIEQAVSSNKELPNLKYSVMDAESFELNTKFDVIVCNSCFQWFQKPEQVLMRCFNVLKEGGRIGIQAPATQSYCPNFISAIEKIRMHPYTREVFNHFKSPWFFFDSKDEYEQLFRNPGFDIIYSELREESTLFSVEQAYKIYQSGAENGYLNQSFYTVTLTDDYISAFRELVKEALQEQADNSGMINLKFKRIYLVAKKQ
- a CDS encoding type II/IV secretion system ATPase subunit: MNDVKGKLAKNKVVSGLFGKKSNSNSIAEVVKKARSYFDKPLRTLPAYDPEKEGPLVDFIVPDGLKELERYWLQEPYSFVSILEDRRSTYYRLIEPSLTKFDKELLERIYEDFQDILILGSTHSKSEKDAFLVDRALFLLERYKADISKATLLKIIYYLKRNLLGYEKIDPLLYDPYIEDISCDGVGVPLYVYHNRYLNVECNITFEEEELDALVIKMCQLNNKHVSVSQPIVDATIQDGSRLQAVLGREITPRGSSFTIRKFRKDPMTPIDLLGYKTCDLDMLVYFWMVIENGHNMLFAGGTASGKTSILNATSLFMPSTTKIVSIEDTRELLLYHNNWVSGVAREGFAADSSGEITMYDLLRAALRQRPDYIIVGEVRGSEALTLFQAMSTGHATSSTMHAGDVQTVVNRLTHEPINVPHVMLQSLNVLCIQEQVYIEEKRVRRTRSLVEVLNVDPETGDLGINELFNWEPLEDCFTKVGDSHILQEIMNVRGWDTSQLRNEMENRRKILAYMYEKSIRNYVQVSIVVQAYQTHPKMVMEAIENDTLESMIQSIAA